The Alistipes sp. ZOR0009 genomic sequence AATGGTAATTTGCGAGGTTCTTAGCTGCTGCATGGCTATACGGTTTTAGAATAGCTGTGGTTTTGTTGTTGATAATGCTTGTCGAGTGCCGCTGCAATATTACGGATGAAAATGGTTCCGATTTCTGTTACGGTAATTCCTTTTTCGTTAAAGCGTATAAGATCATTATTCTGCAAGTCTTCTAAAGTAGAGGACGAAATCGCAAGCGCATTTAATACTTCTTCGGAGGTGGTGCCTAAGCGATGGGCGATATGCTCCCATGATACTTGCTTGTTGCACATTATTTCGTTAATGGCTTCTCGTATTATAATTTCAGTAGGAGAGAGCTGGTAGCCTCTTTCGGTTGGCAACTTCTGGCTGCCAATCAAACCTATGTACTCCTCAATATCTTTTACATTTTGAGCGTAGCCATTTTCTAGTTGACTAATGGCGGTTACTCCAAATGCGTAGACCTGACCGGTTGTTCTTCGGGTGCAGTAACCTTGAAAGTTGCGATGTAGCTCCTGTGTTTCAAGGGCGAGTTGCAGCTCATCGGAGGGGAGTACAAAATGATCGAGCCCGATTGCTTTATAGCCTGCCGCTATTAGCTGATCGTAGGCACTTAGAAACATCTTCATTTTAATATCGGAGGAAGGAAGTCCTCTTTTTTCGAGAATGGCTTGGTGCTTTTTCATCCAAGGTACGTGGGCATATGAAAAGGTTACCAGCCTGTCAGGACGAATAGCAATAGCCTGCTCAATGGTTCTATTAAACGATTCGATAGTTTGTCCCGGAAGTCCGTATATAAAGTCGAGGTTGACGCTAATGTCGTTCTTTCCCTTTTTTAGATATTCAACCAGCTCCTTAACGGGTATTTTGGAGGAGTCACGATTGACAGACTTGAGTATTTCATTGTCAAAATCTTGTATTCCGAGGCTGAAACGGTTAATTCCAGCCTCTTTAAGTAGATCGATGTATTCGAATGTAAGATAGGCCGGATTGCATTCGATGGCAATCTCTGGCTTTTCGATTGTTGCAAACTTGGATTGCAGTATGGCAATTAGCTCCTTTAAACGAGCAGCCTCCACCGCATTTGGAGTTCCTCCTCCAAAGTGTATTTGTGCAATTTTTCGGTTGCTACTAATATGGCTCGTTACTAGCTCAACTTCCTGCTTTAAGGCTTGAAAGTAGCGTTCTAACTGTTTCTCGTTTTTTGAGGTGTAGGCATTACAACCACAGTAGTAGCATATCTTTTTACAAAAAGGGATATGAAAGTAGAAGGCTAAATGCTCAGGTTTATGGTTGTTGGAGTCTACGAGAAGATTAAGGTAGCTTCTGTCATCAAACTTAGAGGTAAAATGGTTTGCTGGTGGATAGCTGGTATATCTAGGTACTGGAA encodes the following:
- the hemN gene encoding oxygen-independent coproporphyrinogen III oxidase, with the translated sequence MQISNQLLQKYNIPVPRYTSYPPANHFTSKFDDRSYLNLLVDSNNHKPEHLAFYFHIPFCKKICYYCGCNAYTSKNEKQLERYFQALKQEVELVTSHISSNRKIAQIHFGGGTPNAVEAARLKELIAILQSKFATIEKPEIAIECNPAYLTFEYIDLLKEAGINRFSLGIQDFDNEILKSVNRDSSKIPVKELVEYLKKGKNDISVNLDFIYGLPGQTIESFNRTIEQAIAIRPDRLVTFSYAHVPWMKKHQAILEKRGLPSSDIKMKMFLSAYDQLIAAGYKAIGLDHFVLPSDELQLALETQELHRNFQGYCTRRTTGQVYAFGVTAISQLENGYAQNVKDIEEYIGLIGSQKLPTERGYQLSPTEIIIREAINEIMCNKQVSWEHIAHRLGTTSEEVLNALAISSSTLEDLQNNDLIRFNEKGITVTEIGTIFIRNIAAALDKHYQQQNHSYSKTV